A window of Hordeum vulgare subsp. vulgare chromosome 5H, MorexV3_pseudomolecules_assembly, whole genome shotgun sequence genomic DNA:
caccttgcatccattctcgtcaagcttcccaatagagatgatgttgttgcgcagccgtgggatgtagtacactccggtgagtatgcgatgttctcctgtgagaccctcgaagaggatagatccttgcccgcaaatctccacagctgaaccatcaccgaacttgaccgaaccttcaacatcgtattccaactcgaggaatttctccttgcaccccgtcatgtggttactggcacccgtgtcgagataccacgacacgttctgatcaccggataactttggtgtcactttcttctcatgaagtagcaccttcggacttggtttcacaaccaccgtttcagcgagatcacaaacttcggccatcagaagacctggacctttgccttcctgctttgccaaatttgccttgatctcccgcttgttaggctttggacaatccttcgcaaagtgatccatcttattgcagttatagcacttgacctcggacaagttcAAGTTCCGTggcttctgctctttagattggcccgccttaccacgaccttgtggtttgccttttccggtttgtccatcgcccttcgtgtttcttgagccttcgccaccgtcacgccttcctttgctacttggggcgtcCCAATCTGcgagcgagtacatgagttggtcattacctcctcctttgcctttccgacaaccacgagcattctcttcccatgtccgcaagcgtccgatcgcctccgttatggtcatgtcgtcgatgtcgtaaagctgctcgagcgtgccgatgatgtacgtgaatttatcagtcactgaactgaaaaacttctccacgatctcggtctcctcgagctttgaaccaagcgcgcggatctctcccaccagagtagtaagacgcatggcgtagtcgttcaccgattcagtttcctccatctgcaacttgtgaaattggcgcttcagcacttgtgcccgagccttggtgacgcgatcttcttcgatcctcatctccttgagtgcgttccatgcCTCTCTTgctgtctcgaactccgccaatgtcatcagcacggaatccgacacagactgggctatggcggccatggcaccttcatcGCGCTCCTCATCGACgccgtcgtccgtgatggcctcccacactcgaagagatcggagaataatcttcatcttcaccgcccacacgccgtagttgacgtcggtgagcatcggatactggatggggatgttgcgatgcgcttggacgttggcgccgcccgttcctccaccactggttgctgacttgccgTCCTTCTTCACctcgtcgccgttcttgttcgccttgggaccgcctttgccggacttgaccgactcagcgtcgctgtccgtcatcgtagatcgtagatcgtcgaggctctgataccaattgttggcccaGATCCCTGCTAGTACGTCGTACGTCGCTCGCCGATCAATGCTTTCCGTCGTGATCGGGCACGTATACACCTTGCTCTTGATGCGTTTTGAGTAGCGGATGCTTTTGGCCAACTCACGTAcgtatcaactagcaagcaagctAGCAGGTGGATGTATTCGCTGGAATCGATCTAGCTAGCTATTGCACGAGAATAACAGTAGGCGATTTGATGGCTACAAGACCGTATCGGTCCTGTGGTATATTTCTTGCTTTTCGATCTGATGTTACAAAGGATAGGGATACAAGTATATATATAGGTATAAAAGAGCCTACCAGCAAACCTACTCGAAAACGTATACCAGTACGACCCGGACGTTGGGTTTAATCCCTACATAGCAAACACGCAAGTTATTTTTATATTGCATCAGTTATTTAAATGCGTGTGCCATCATAGGCCCTAATTTTCGGCAAACTAAATAGATTATCTCAAAATATGTATTAAATTAAATCAAGCGTATGTTCTCCTCACAAGGGATGACGATTTTGGTAATTAGTAACTTAAGAGGTAAGGTGAACGGACCACCACCAATTCAGATCTTTATAAGAGTGTTTGTTAGAGTAACGATAAATTAAAGGGTACGTATGCAACTGGTAACTTTGGAATGGCAAAGAATAAATTATGTTAACTCTTATAAATCTAGGCCACTTGTGTTGAAAGGCTTAGCTTGAGTATAACTGCGTAAGGACCTACATGAGGGAAGAAGCCTTGACATTACCGAAATAATTGGTGTTTGGACTTGTATCAACCCATGATTTACTGGCAAATTGATGCTAACTCCAAGACTAACCCTCTTTGACTGAAGAAGCATCCTCTCAGAGTCTCACATTTAACCATATTGTTACTCAATGTTTAAGAAATGCCACTGTAATGGCATTAACCTAACCAATTCTCTCATTTAAACGTTTCCTGTTAGACAAGATGACATTTTATCTTGGGCTGTGATGTGGTTTGTTCTGCTTTGTTTAATAAAATggggcagggggggggggggggggggcgacccctttcattcaaaaaaacaaGATGACATTTTGTGTTCACTAGGCGCCTTTTATCATTACGTTTCCTCAATAAACTGTTGTCTAGCATTTACATATGTTCATTATGTCCTGTGTTAGTGCTTACTTCCCGACTCTCTTGAAATGGGAAGGTAGAGATTCTCTACCTTATAATTTCCAACTCTACAGAAGATGATCAGTCAAGTCAATGTGTCCATGGTCTTCCTGCAATGTCACTGCTTACGTAGTACACAAGGATTTCTTGTCCACAGCTTCAGTGCATATCTTATACGATACATTGATCAATTCTTTTTTGACAAAGTAAATGTTGTAAGTAGCCTGGTTGAAAATTCTACTGCAATTTATGATGTCTAAGAAGGCCATGGAATGAAGTAAAACTACTTACCGTCGAGAAGAATATGTTTTTTAGGTTTCTTGTTACATAATCTGGTATCAATTGGTTATTGTTCAAAATGAAAGGCAAATCAATGCTCCATCTGTGCAGGGGTTGAGGGCTTAGGTTCTGAGTATCACAGTCTGAGACTGAACTGTTACAGCAGGTGTGGCCGTACTAAACATCAAGTTAAcagttactccctccgtaaactaatataagaacgtttagatcactattttagttatctaaacactcttatattagtttatagagggagtacTAATCATTGGTCACCATTGAGACTTGAGAAGCTGGCCTCAAGGTGAGTGTAGTCAGTTTAAATATTGTCTCCTAAGATCGTTTCTGTATGGAATATGGTGGAAAATGAATATCCAGTACTGGGTGTATAGGTGATGTATGTCGACACGGCGAAACGACTGAATTGGAAAACTATAAGAAGTACCAAactgttttcttttatttgattGATCGGAATCATAAATTCAATTCAATGTAGTTTCTTGTCACACCACCAACTGGTACTAACAGCTGAGGCAACCTTTGTCCCATCAAGCCACCACTTTAAAACGTGCCTATACCTCACCTATGCAGAGGTTAGGTTACCAAAGCAACATTGACTTCTTGGTAGAGGTTAGCTATATTCTCAAGCTCCCTATGTCTTTGGACTGCGACTTAATCTCTTTGACTCTTCTCAGACACGCTCTTTAACCTCTActgtagttttcttttttctaacTAATAATGGACTTGGTCGTCTCTGATGATCCTAATCATAATGCACACTCCATCTTGTTTTGCTTGAACTTTGAACTCCTATTTGCAAACAAGCAACATACCTAGCCATTTATAATAGTCAACAAACCTTGAACTCTCTGATTAATTCCAAGGAAAATAAATCCATTCATTTAACTGGTGTGTGTAACTACTTTAGTTATCAGAAATAGAACCAAAGCTGGGGAGCCGCTGCCTGTTGGATTGCTCATCGTGCAAGAATGCATTGAGGATTCCAAGATTCACACATGACTAGCTGAAACTACTATATTAGAAATTGCTGACTCCGCAAATCAAACATATATTTGTCAGATTTTAATATTGCTGATTTCATGTCTTCTTTAGAATTATAATTTCAAATTTTACTTCACAAACTTAATCAGCACTATCATTTCAATCACTCCAACTATCAGAGTAATCACAAAACTTCGATGTATCCCGAGTCTTCCTTTACATGTTATTAACTCTTCAAACAGCATGTTGATTACTTTCTTCATGCCAACATTAACTTGCATGGAAAAGCAATGCACACATGCAAAACCGTTCTCTCTAGAACAATATTTGGTGTCAAACTGTCAATGATCGTTAAGTCATTTCGTTTTTCACCTTCAGACACTAGTTCTTTGAGCGGACATTTTATTTAGTTGTAGAGAATACTGGTTTATGGTTTAGCTACTATACCTGGATACATGTTCTTTATCTGTTGTGACATGTTGACAACTAATCATTTTTTTAACAAAAGTCAAGCAATGACTTCAGTTTTTCCGTGGAAGGAGTTTAGTGCTGTGTCCCATTGGCTAATGAGAAATAGTACCCAGTATCCCATTTCAAGTATGAACACTGGAAACGCAACATATGCAATCAAACAGGTGAAGtagaagcaaacttttgataattACATATGATGACTGGATAAACAAAGTGTCCATTCCATCATTCCACAGTAATAAAATTCGAATTTATTTTGTCTATATGATAAGACTGCCACAATGTGAGCAACTTACACAAACTAAGTATTAATCTCGTGTTTCATGTCATCAGAGATGTCCTTTCACTAACTTATAGTAAAATCCATTTTTGCCAAAATCGTTGGAACATTGATTTGAATTCAAGTAGATGAATTTCTGTCAAAAAATTGCAAATTCATTTTCTGACTATGTGTGTCACGCTCCCAAAAGACGTGTAAAATTACGTATGTTAACACTTTATACTTAGTTTCTCTAACTTCGTAACGACGATTTTGATACTTTATAGACATGCTTTATTAAGTCCATGAATGTCTCATGAAGTATAACCATGTCTTTTTGACCAAAATTAGGCAGACCTTGCACATGCTGCAAGTAAACTTTGTCTATGCTgttagagaacacacaaaaaagtatCTAGCCGCTAGGGTTGGTACTCGGTACAAATATCACACATAGGCCAGATAAACTAACATAACAACCAGTACAATCTAAAACGGTAAGTGTTTCTGTAAGGCAGTAACCCTGGTAGTGGGAAAAAAAACatttcaatacaagactcacatagaGATACCTGAAAACAAGACATCTCTCATCTAGGAGTGGTGAGAGACATTATTGTTCTTAATTCAGAGCTCTCATCATCTTTCACCATTCCCCATGAATGCTACAAATTTACACCACAAAATCCACAATCATGCATGTACATGAGAACAAACACCAATAGCTAGTTCTCTACTGCAGCCCAAGGTCGACCGGCTCCTCTAGGAGGCAGTACTGCTGCATCCCTTGGGAGCTGGACGCAACAGTAGTGTTAGGGCAGACCAAGGGGCTCACTTCATTCCACCTCATGCTCTGGTCCCCCATGCCGAAGAAGCATTCCAGCCCGTCCAGCTTGACCTGGTTGAATTGGAAGCTCTCGTCCAGCTCCAGTGCAGGCAGCACACTAGAACAGTGGATGCCACCTTCGTTTAGAGGGGCCGTGTGCACCGATGGCGCCACGAAGTTTGGAGCTTCCCCGTACATTGGTGGAGGAAGGCACGGCGGGGCTGGCAGGGCGGCAAAAGAGCTTCCTCCTAGcttaaacagaagcttccggatggaCTCATCCACCCCTTCTCCGATAAGATTGCCTTCCACCATTGAACCCGGCATCGGATGGGGCGGCATGGCCATTGTGTGCTGGTGCCAATTGTAAGCACCAGCAGCAACTCCATTGTTCCCGGCTGAGCCCTCGCTGGCTTCTTCCTTATGCCCGCCATTCGCTCCCTGGCGTCCGAACTGGTGCTGCCTCTGGTCCTTGCGCGACTGTTTGCCGAAGAGCTTCTTCTTGAGCCTCGTGTTCCAGTAGTTCTTGATGTCATTGTCCGTCCTCCCCGGCAGCTGTGCTGCTATTATCGACCACctacgcccaaccaaaggcatgcATGATACGTTTAGAACTTAGATCATAGATAATAGGTAATAGGTAATAGATTGTACTACACCCATGTGCCTGCCTACCAGTTTGCAGCTAATCCTATACTTGAGTTGATCATACAAGAGTTGATCATACAATTGACAAGACGGGCGAGACCAACTGTCCCAGTACCTGCTGCCTATGCTGATGTAGAGGCTGAGGATGATCCTATCCTCCTCATCTGAGAATCCACCGTGCCTTATGTTCGGCCGGAGGTAATTGAGCCACCGGAGGCGGCAGCTCTTTCCACACCTCCTCAGGCCTGCGGATGCCCCAGAGACACAAGAACGCACACCTAATTAGCTTCTATCTATTATCACTACTCCTTACTGGCAGCATCAGTACATCATACTCGGCAATTCTGATGAGCACATACCAATCTTCTGCGGCAGCGCGATCCAGTTGCCGCCGGTGCCGTTCTGCTCGATGTAGGACTTGAGCGTGGcgtcctcctccggcgaccaTGGGCCCTTCTTCACGCTCGCCTTGTCGCAGCACGGAGCTCTCCCCATGGCGGTATCCTTCCTCCTCTAGCTTCGGGGCTCTCCTGTGAGAGGGGACGGGAGGATGCTTTGGTTAGGGCCTAAACTTGGTTAGGCATGATGATGGTGAGGGCGGTGGGTTTATGTGCTCAAAAGGCAGGCAGGAGAGACGAGGTGTATTATTGACATGGGAAAAGGTGGCTGCgtgtgatggtaataaaatacggTTTAATTTGTGGTGGTCTGATCTGGTTGCTTTCTTTCTAATTGTTGTTTCCCTTGGATTAGAATCTCCATCATGCGTCCATCAGCACTAGTTGAAGACTCATCCATGAACCTGGTCTTGGTGCACCGTAGGGACTTTAGTGAGATCTTCTTATCTAGTCTGCTTCCATTGGTTCATGCGTTATTTCTCATTTGGCTATATACTTTACTTGCATATTCTGTGGTTTGATCTTCGTGCTAATTTTTGTTTGGAAAATACTCCTGCCGTTCCTTGTGACCCGTCCTAAAATATGCATGCAGTTATACAAATGGCCTGGGTGCAAATTTTAATGTTATTTTCATATGAACATGTTATTAATTTAAAAGTTAAATAATTATAAATTTgtgaaatatttttcatgaaaaaatgTGGCAGTATTACTTTCATTTGACCAATCTCAATTGTTTTAGCAAGTCATGTATTATGAAGTGGAGTTAAGTCTTTTTTCCATTATATAGAAGAGAAGAAGTAACATTCACATATACACTTTCTCAAAAAAGATTCACATATACCCTGAATTGATATTCCAAGAAATGGCACGCTAATTGTACATCAGAAGTCTCTAAATGTGGATGCCATAAAtactgctaaatattttcctcttCTGGATGGTGGGTGGCAAccgtccttttttttgttttgacaCAACATTTGGTAAAAGCATGATAAGTCGGCATTAGCATAcatgaacaacaaccacaacatct
This region includes:
- the LOC123452423 gene encoding transcription factor MYB4-like, producing MGRAPCCDKASVKKGPWSPEEDATLKSYIEQNGTGGNWIALPQKIGLRRCGKSCRLRWLNYLRPNIRHGGFSDEEDRIILSLYISIGSRWSIIAAQLPGRTDNDIKNYWNTRLKKKLFGKQSRKDQRQHQFGRQGANGGHKEEASEGSAGNNGVAAGAYNWHQHTMAMPPHPMPGSMVEGNLIGEGVDESIRKLLFKLGGSSFAALPAPPCLPPPMYGEAPNFVAPSVHTAPLNEGGIHCSSVLPALELDESFQFNQVKLDGLECFFGMGDQSMRWNEVSPLVCPNTTVASSSQGMQQYCLLEEPVDLGLQ